One Methylosinus sp. C49 DNA segment encodes these proteins:
- the mgtE gene encoding magnesium transporter, with protein MSQDHEKSAPAEGNFRDEETGEPRADFVAAVEEAIAEGDSGHVKELVSPLHEADVGALIELLDHEERPRLVELMGDEFDFAALTEVGETTREEILEELPVATLAEAMRELESDDAVAILETLEPEEQAEVLEALPAQERIILRRSLEAAEGTAGRLMQTTLIAVPPFWSAGEVLDFFRATEPDELPDNFFEVFVVDPAYRLLGTVFLDALVRAHPQTRVEEIMQADRRRVQFDEDTEEVARLFERYNLVSVPVVDEAERLVGVITIDDVVDVIQEAASEEIKALGGVSPDEELTDSFWWIVKSRFLWLLINLGTAFISASVLKTFESQLQQMVALAVLAPIVASQGGNSATQTMTVTVRALATRELSRSNAMRIILRELATGAFNGAAFGLLTGLVAANWFQTIGLGPVMAMAMFTNLAAGALGGILVPMLLERWKVDPAVASSAFVTTVTDVVGYGSFLGIATLWFRLG; from the coding sequence ATGTCGCAAGACCATGAAAAATCGGCGCCTGCGGAAGGAAATTTTCGTGACGAGGAAACCGGCGAGCCGCGCGCCGATTTCGTCGCCGCGGTGGAAGAGGCCATCGCCGAAGGCGATTCCGGCCATGTGAAGGAGCTGGTCTCTCCGCTCCACGAGGCGGATGTCGGCGCGCTGATCGAATTGCTCGATCACGAGGAGCGCCCACGCCTCGTCGAGCTGATGGGCGACGAGTTCGACTTCGCCGCTCTGACCGAGGTCGGCGAGACGACCCGCGAGGAAATTCTCGAGGAGCTGCCGGTCGCGACGCTCGCCGAGGCGATGCGCGAGCTCGAGAGCGACGACGCCGTCGCCATTCTGGAGACGCTGGAGCCCGAGGAGCAGGCCGAGGTCCTGGAGGCGCTGCCGGCCCAGGAGCGCATCATTCTGCGCCGCTCGCTGGAGGCCGCCGAGGGCACCGCCGGGCGCCTGATGCAGACGACGCTGATCGCCGTGCCGCCCTTCTGGTCGGCGGGCGAGGTGCTGGATTTTTTCCGCGCGACGGAGCCGGACGAGCTGCCGGACAATTTCTTCGAGGTCTTCGTCGTCGATCCGGCCTATCGGCTGCTCGGCACGGTTTTTCTCGACGCGCTGGTGCGCGCCCATCCCCAGACCCGCGTCGAGGAGATCATGCAGGCGGACCGCCGCCGCGTGCAATTCGACGAAGACACGGAGGAGGTGGCTCGCCTCTTCGAGCGCTACAATCTCGTGTCCGTTCCCGTGGTGGACGAGGCGGAGCGGCTCGTCGGCGTCATCACCATCGACGACGTGGTCGACGTCATCCAGGAGGCGGCCTCCGAGGAGATCAAGGCGCTCGGCGGCGTCAGCCCGGACGAGGAGCTGACCGACAGCTTCTGGTGGATCGTCAAGAGCCGCTTTCTCTGGCTCCTTATCAATCTCGGCACCGCCTTCATCTCGGCGAGCGTGCTGAAGACCTTCGAGTCGCAGCTGCAGCAAATGGTGGCGCTGGCCGTGCTCGCGCCCATCGTCGCGAGCCAGGGCGGCAATTCAGCGACGCAGACGATGACGGTGACGGTGCGGGCGCTGGCGACGCGCGAGCTCTCGCGCTCCAACGCCATGCGCATCATATTGCGCGAGCTGGCGACCGGGGCCTTCAATGGCGCGGCTTTCGGCCTGCTCACCGGGCTCGTCGCGGCCAATTGGTTCCAGACGATCGGCCTCGGCCCGGTGATGGCCATGGCCATGTTCACCAATCTCGCCGCCGGCGCGCTGGGCGGCATTTTGGTGCCCATGCTGCTCGAGCGCTGGAAGGTCGATCCGGCCGTCGCCTCCAGCGCCTTCGTCACCACCGTCACCGATGTCGTCGGCTATGGTTCCTTTCTGGGCATAGCCACGTTATGGTTCCGCCTGGGATGA
- a CDS encoding polysaccharide deacetylase family protein, whose amino-acid sequence MHVLSTLFRLTAALLALMPAAAGAAECGAQALGVSRTIAIDGSEGLALGLQTYPRTLALADHEVVLTFDDGPAHGATERVLDALKAECARATFFLVGSHAAESPALVRRIVAEGHNAGHHSYSHPARTLRLMSEDAAQADIEKGFRAVDAAAGFPPADSPHFPFFRFPGFADTPQLVRWLEDRDVSVFGADLWASDWQEMSPHAELELVMSRLQAAGKGIVLFHDPRPSTAAMMPDFLRELKARGFRLVHIVPGEGPTPIARAKPGWTSATEAIIAKTLGPKGLRSEPQEEGRGVKSQ is encoded by the coding sequence ATGCATGTTCTTTCGACTCTCTTTCGTCTTACTGCGGCTCTGCTCGCCCTCATGCCCGCCGCCGCCGGCGCGGCCGAATGCGGCGCGCAGGCTCTGGGCGTCTCGCGGACGATCGCGATCGACGGAAGCGAGGGATTGGCGCTCGGCCTGCAGACCTATCCGCGCACGCTGGCGCTCGCCGATCACGAGGTCGTCCTCACCTTCGACGACGGCCCGGCCCATGGCGCGACCGAGCGCGTGCTGGATGCGCTGAAGGCGGAATGCGCGCGGGCGACCTTCTTCCTCGTCGGCTCCCATGCGGCGGAATCGCCGGCGCTGGTCCGCCGCATCGTCGCAGAAGGACACAACGCCGGACATCATTCCTACAGCCACCCCGCCCGCACGCTGCGGCTGATGAGCGAGGATGCGGCGCAGGCCGACATAGAAAAAGGCTTCCGCGCCGTCGACGCCGCCGCCGGCTTTCCTCCCGCCGACAGCCCGCATTTCCCCTTCTTCCGCTTCCCCGGCTTCGCCGACACGCCGCAGCTGGTGCGCTGGCTGGAAGACCGCGACGTCTCGGTCTTCGGCGCCGATCTGTGGGCCTCGGACTGGCAGGAAATGTCGCCGCATGCCGAGCTGGAGCTGGTGATGTCGCGGCTGCAGGCGGCCGGCAAGGGCATCGTGCTGTTCCACGATCCGCGGCCCTCGACGGCGGCGATGATGCCGGATTTTCTACGCGAGCTGAAAGCGCGCGGCTTCCGCCTCGTTCACATCGTCCCCGGCGAAGGACCGACGCCGATCGCCCGCGCCAAGCCCGGCTGGACCTCGGCGACCGAGGCGATCATCGCCAAGACGCTCGGCCCCAAGGGCCTGCGCAGCGAGCCGCAGGAGGAAGGCCGGGGCGTCAAATCGCAGTAA
- the tam gene encoding trans-aconitate 2-methyltransferase — translation MADWNALLYSTFETERTRPARELLARIPLEAPRFIIDLGCGPGNSAELLAGRFPTARLLGVDSSPDMIAAARARLPAADLALADIADFRPDAAPDLLFANASLQWLHDHRALLPRLVATLAPGGVLAMQMPDNQDEPSHRLMREAAAAGPWAQKIGDAAAIRTKILAAEAYYDLLHEAGCETDVWRTTYAHPLAGADAIVEWVRATGLRPFLAPLTEEEARGFVAAYRAALAKAYPRRADGKVLLLFPRLFIVARRK, via the coding sequence ATGGCCGACTGGAATGCGCTTCTCTATTCGACTTTCGAGACAGAACGCACGCGGCCCGCGCGCGAGCTGCTGGCTCGCATTCCGCTCGAGGCGCCGAGATTCATCATCGATCTCGGCTGCGGGCCGGGCAATAGCGCAGAACTGCTGGCAGGGCGTTTTCCCACAGCCCGTCTGCTCGGCGTCGATTCTTCGCCGGACATGATCGCCGCCGCCCGCGCGCGCCTTCCCGCCGCCGATTTGGCGCTGGCGGACATCGCCGATTTTCGTCCCGACGCGGCGCCCGATCTCCTCTTCGCCAACGCCTCGCTGCAATGGCTCCACGATCATCGCGCGCTGCTTCCGCGCCTCGTCGCCACGCTCGCGCCCGGCGGCGTCCTCGCCATGCAAATGCCCGACAATCAGGACGAGCCGAGCCATCGGCTGATGCGGGAGGCCGCCGCCGCCGGACCCTGGGCGCAGAAGATCGGCGACGCCGCGGCGATTCGGACGAAAATCCTCGCCGCCGAGGCCTATTACGATCTTCTGCACGAAGCCGGCTGCGAGACGGATGTCTGGCGCACGACCTACGCCCATCCGCTGGCGGGGGCGGACGCGATCGTGGAATGGGTGAGAGCGACCGGGCTGCGCCCGTTTCTCGCGCCGCTGACGGAGGAGGAGGCGCGCGGCTTCGTCGCCGCTTACCGAGCGGCGCTCGCCAAAGCCTATCCGCGCCGGGCGGACGGAAAGGTCCTGCTGCTCTTTCCGCGGCTGTTCATCGTGGCGCGCCGCAAATGA
- a CDS encoding MaoC family dehydratase — protein sequence MSTPFKTYYFEDLAVGMRETLMKAVMDDDVIAFADLSGDRNPIHLSDHFASKTRFGERIVHGLYTASLISTVIGMYLPGPGAVYLSQTLNFRAPVKIGDVIHVVVEIVELIEKGRRARLHCECLVDGKVVLDGEAWVMVPSREQATRAAQLAKPAASA from the coding sequence ATGTCGACGCCCTTCAAGACCTATTATTTCGAAGACCTCGCCGTCGGAATGCGCGAGACCTTGATGAAGGCCGTCATGGACGACGACGTGATCGCCTTCGCCGATCTCTCCGGCGACCGCAATCCGATCCATCTGTCGGACCATTTCGCCAGCAAGACGCGCTTCGGCGAGCGCATCGTGCATGGGCTCTACACGGCCTCGCTGATCTCCACCGTCATTGGCATGTATCTGCCGGGGCCGGGCGCGGTCTATCTGTCGCAGACGCTGAATTTCCGCGCTCCGGTCAAGATCGGCGACGTGATTCACGTCGTGGTCGAAATCGTCGAGCTGATCGAGAAGGGCCGTCGCGCCCGCCTGCACTGTGAGTGCCTGGTGGACGGCAAGGTGGTGCTGGACGGCGAGGCCTGGGTCATGGTGCCGAGCCGCGAGCAGGCGACCCGCGCCGCGCAATTGGCCAAGCCCGCCGCCTCCGCCTGA
- a CDS encoding TIGR01459 family HAD-type hydrolase — translation MTIPQISGLAQLADRYDAILCDVWGVLIDGRSHFPVAAEALEKFRARGGKVALVTNASRPSEEVRRQLDGLGLPRAAYDDLVSAGQLTLEQMVARDGEACHHLGPPRDNGLFEAADRLLGGKFRRVPLEDADYVVCTGLIDERRETPDDYAGTLERMRARGLPMLCANPDIVVGIAGELVYCAGALAERYAALGGEVVMAGKPYPPIYAAAIGRIAALAGEAPARVLAIGDGVATDLLGASRAGLDSLFLTEGVHRDELYPPPDRRLDAAAMGALLAGAGVKPVAFAPFLVW, via the coding sequence ATGACGATTCCGCAGATTTCCGGCCTGGCGCAGCTCGCCGATCGCTATGATGCGATCCTCTGCGACGTCTGGGGCGTGCTCATCGACGGGCGCTCGCATTTTCCCGTCGCGGCCGAGGCGCTGGAAAAATTCCGCGCCCGCGGCGGCAAGGTGGCGCTCGTCACCAACGCCTCGCGGCCGAGCGAGGAGGTCCGCCGGCAGCTCGACGGGCTCGGCCTGCCGCGCGCCGCCTATGACGATCTCGTCAGCGCCGGGCAATTGACGCTGGAGCAGATGGTCGCGCGCGACGGCGAGGCGTGCCATCACCTCGGCCCGCCGCGCGACAATGGGCTTTTCGAGGCCGCCGATCGGCTGCTCGGCGGAAAATTCCGCCGCGTCCCGCTCGAGGACGCCGATTATGTCGTCTGCACCGGGCTCATCGACGAGCGCCGCGAGACGCCGGACGATTATGCGGGAACGCTGGAGCGCATGCGCGCGCGCGGCCTGCCTATGCTCTGCGCCAATCCCGACATTGTGGTCGGCATCGCCGGCGAGCTGGTCTATTGCGCCGGCGCTCTGGCCGAGCGTTACGCCGCGCTGGGCGGCGAGGTGGTGATGGCCGGTAAGCCCTATCCGCCGATCTACGCCGCCGCTATCGGCCGCATCGCCGCTCTCGCCGGCGAGGCTCCCGCCCGCGTTCTGGCCATCGGCGACGGAGTGGCGACGGATTTGCTGGGGGCTTCCCGCGCCGGCCTCGACTCGCTGTTCTTGACCGAGGGCGTGCATCGCGACGAGCTCTACCCGCCGCCGGACCGCCGGCTGGACGCGGCCGCAATGGGGGCGCTTCTGGCCGGGGCCGGAGTCAAACCGGTTGCATTTGCGCCGTTTCTGGTGTGGTAG
- a CDS encoding carbonic anhydrase, translating into MTEAGPTEQPGDILPAHLEKGYETFLAGRFRSEQERFHQLAAEGQKPRTMVIGCCDSRVAPEAIFDAGPGELFVIRNVGNLVPPYAPDNQYHGTSAALEYAVMALKVNHLVILGHAQCGGVRAYAESQADPYTRPLSAGDFIGSWIKLLAPAAERAGAIPDPLTPDYVERLAFESIKQGVANLRSFPWIATLEQRHYLSLHGAYFGVMDGRLLALDEATGEFSQVAPQAHAAAFAQPRF; encoded by the coding sequence ATGACCGAAGCCGGCCCGACAGAGCAGCCCGGCGACATTCTCCCCGCCCATCTCGAGAAAGGTTACGAGACCTTTCTCGCCGGGCGGTTTCGCAGCGAGCAGGAGCGATTCCACCAGCTGGCGGCGGAAGGCCAGAAGCCACGGACGATGGTGATCGGCTGCTGCGATTCGCGCGTCGCGCCGGAGGCGATCTTCGACGCCGGGCCGGGCGAGCTGTTCGTCATTCGCAACGTCGGCAATCTCGTGCCGCCCTATGCGCCGGACAATCAATATCACGGCACCTCGGCGGCGCTGGAATATGCGGTGATGGCGCTGAAGGTGAATCATCTCGTTATCCTCGGCCACGCCCAATGCGGCGGCGTGCGCGCCTATGCGGAGAGCCAAGCCGATCCCTACACGCGGCCGCTCTCGGCCGGCGATTTCATCGGCAGCTGGATCAAGCTGCTGGCCCCGGCCGCCGAGCGCGCCGGCGCCATTCCAGACCCTCTCACGCCGGATTATGTCGAGCGACTCGCCTTCGAATCGATCAAGCAGGGCGTCGCCAATCTGCGCAGCTTCCCCTGGATCGCGACTTTGGAGCAGCGCCATTATCTCTCGCTGCATGGCGCCTATTTCGGCGTGATGGACGGAAGGCTGCTGGCGCTGGACGAGGCCACGGGCGAATTCTCGCAGGTCGCGCCGCAGGCCCATGCCGCCGCCTTTGCGCAGCCGCGGTTCTGA
- a CDS encoding CoA ester lyase, protein MISRPRRSVLAMPGSNARALEKGKTLAADVLMFELEDGVAEAAKEAAREQVVAAVKGGGYGSREIIVRVNVFDSPWYAADIAAVAAAGPDAIVVPKANSREDILRAARDMKAAGAPAHTTLWAMIETPRALFDIEKIASAAEEAPLSAMMLGPNDIAKSTRARLTPGRPALVAWLSASVLAARLHTVDIIDGIYNDFNDLEGLRREAEQGRDLGMDGKMLIHPGQIATVNEVFAPSPSEIEFARKIVELFDAPENAAIGVAQIDGRMVERLHLDGARRTLALYGAA, encoded by the coding sequence ATGATTTCGCGACCGCGACGCAGCGTGCTGGCCATGCCGGGCTCCAATGCCAGAGCGCTGGAGAAGGGCAAGACGCTCGCAGCCGATGTGCTGATGTTCGAGCTCGAGGACGGCGTCGCCGAGGCCGCCAAGGAGGCGGCGCGCGAGCAGGTCGTCGCCGCGGTGAAGGGCGGCGGCTATGGCTCCCGCGAGATCATCGTGCGCGTCAACGTCTTCGATTCACCCTGGTACGCCGCCGATATAGCGGCCGTCGCCGCGGCGGGGCCGGACGCCATCGTCGTCCCCAAGGCCAATAGCCGCGAGGATATTCTGCGCGCCGCGCGCGATATGAAAGCCGCCGGCGCCCCCGCCCACACCACGCTCTGGGCGATGATCGAGACGCCGCGCGCGCTCTTCGACATAGAGAAAATCGCCAGCGCAGCCGAGGAAGCGCCGCTCTCCGCCATGATGCTGGGGCCGAACGACATCGCCAAATCGACGCGGGCGCGGCTGACGCCGGGCCGTCCGGCGCTGGTCGCCTGGCTCTCCGCCTCGGTGCTGGCGGCGCGTCTGCACACTGTCGATATCATCGACGGCATCTACAATGATTTCAACGATCTCGAAGGGCTGCGCCGCGAGGCCGAGCAGGGCCGCGACCTCGGCATGGACGGCAAGATGCTGATTCATCCGGGCCAGATCGCCACGGTCAACGAGGTTTTCGCGCCCTCGCCGTCCGAGATCGAATTCGCGCGCAAGATCGTCGAGCTGTTCGACGCGCCGGAGAATGCGGCGATCGGCGTCGCGCAGATCGACGGCCGCATGGTGGAGCGCCTGCATCTCGACGGCGCGCGGCGGACGCTGGCGCTCTACGGCGCGGCCTGA
- a CDS encoding dicarboxylate/amino acid:cation symporter — protein MRSNETETTTGLIAHWRAIPLYARIIVAVALGVVAGLALGGSAHILGTPAKLVLRLLGALAPPLILLAIVQALMRAHLAGGQAMRLVILLFTNTLVATLIGLAVANVLQPGAWTTAAPGAPAAKAAASGADPLTQFLDSVPKSLLGPFGDNGAVMGVIFIAVAFGVALRGLRTHEVRTVEDLVHVALTSLITILHWIIDVVPLAVFGLIASIVGVGGFRDFLALGGFFIAVVTALALQFLYYLLRIRLGSWARPLHVVAGVRDALLMAFSTGSSTATMPLTYELLRERVGLREQSASMGALVGSNFNNDGTALYEAMAALFVAQLLGLHLTLGQQFLVVLTSVVASVGAAGIPEAGLVTMTMVFRAVALPTDYIALLLTIDWLLDRCRTAINVMGDVTVSCLLDGKTREGEGASPSPLR, from the coding sequence TTGCGATCGAACGAGACAGAGACGACGACCGGCCTCATCGCGCATTGGCGCGCCATTCCGCTCTATGCGCGCATCATCGTCGCCGTGGCGCTCGGCGTCGTCGCCGGCCTCGCGCTCGGCGGCTCTGCGCATATCCTCGGGACGCCGGCCAAGCTCGTCCTGCGCCTGCTGGGCGCGCTGGCGCCGCCGCTGATCCTGCTCGCCATCGTGCAGGCGCTCATGCGCGCGCATCTCGCCGGCGGGCAGGCGATGCGCCTCGTCATTCTGCTCTTCACCAATACTCTGGTCGCGACCCTCATCGGCCTCGCCGTGGCCAATGTGCTGCAGCCCGGCGCCTGGACGACGGCCGCCCCCGGCGCTCCGGCGGCGAAAGCCGCGGCCTCCGGCGCCGATCCGCTGACGCAATTTCTCGACAGCGTGCCCAAGAGCCTTCTGGGGCCTTTCGGCGACAATGGCGCGGTAATGGGCGTCATCTTCATCGCCGTCGCTTTCGGCGTCGCGCTGCGCGGGCTGCGCACGCATGAGGTGCGCACGGTGGAGGATCTCGTGCATGTGGCGCTCACGAGCCTCATCACCATTCTGCATTGGATCATCGATGTGGTGCCGCTCGCCGTCTTCGGCCTCATCGCCAGTATCGTCGGGGTCGGCGGCTTTCGCGATTTTCTCGCGCTCGGCGGATTCTTCATCGCCGTCGTCACCGCGCTGGCGCTGCAATTCCTCTATTATCTGCTGCGCATCAGGCTCGGCTCATGGGCGCGGCCGCTGCATGTGGTCGCCGGCGTGCGCGACGCATTGCTGATGGCTTTTTCGACCGGCAGCTCCACGGCGACCATGCCGCTCACCTATGAGCTCTTGCGCGAGCGCGTCGGATTGCGCGAGCAATCGGCGAGCATGGGCGCGCTGGTCGGCTCCAATTTCAACAATGACGGCACGGCGCTCTATGAGGCGATGGCGGCGCTCTTCGTCGCGCAATTGCTGGGATTGCATTTGACGCTTGGCCAGCAATTTCTGGTGGTGCTGACCTCGGTCGTCGCTTCTGTGGGCGCGGCCGGCATTCCAGAGGCCGGCCTCGTGACCATGACCATGGTTTTTCGCGCCGTCGCGCTGCCGACGGATTATATCGCGCTGCTGCTGACGATCGACTGGCTGCTGGATCGCTGCCGCACGGCGATCAATGTGATGGGCGATGTGACCGTGAGCTGCCTGCTGGACGGCAAAACGCGGGAAGGCGAGGGCGCGTCGCCCTCGCCTCTTCGATAG
- a CDS encoding GGDEF domain-containing protein, with amino-acid sequence MLGASFALIVNIMIAALFAASFAFVALTNPGDRRALWFAASYMLGMVAPLSLFVIRFGLWPDFFGALNYVGFCAGLFLMTGSLARFYGRGPRWSAVAGLYGAALLSGAAIGEWPQDSLAFNLVYQTPYALATACCGWIILLASRRGALEIALAGLYGVIAAHFIIKPFFATAFGVGRTPSEYVASSYAIASQSATGVLLIAAGLLTLLIVAQEAIREARRAAEIDQLTGLLNRRGFDLACAPRLASAQAERDPTTVVLLDLDHFKRVNDRFGHAVGDEVLQYFAALLRLTTPEGALAGRLGGEEFVIFLAGAPLARGRRVAEMIRQAAALHVTPRLPPITVSIGVAEIAADESFSHAMRRADEALYRAKTLGRDRVCVARGARLKEIQG; translated from the coding sequence ATGCTCGGCGCGTCCTTCGCTCTCATCGTCAACATAATGATCGCGGCGCTGTTCGCTGCGAGCTTCGCCTTCGTCGCGCTGACCAATCCAGGCGATCGCCGGGCGCTGTGGTTCGCCGCGAGCTATATGCTCGGAATGGTGGCCCCGCTGAGCCTTTTCGTCATTCGCTTCGGCCTCTGGCCCGATTTCTTCGGCGCGCTGAACTATGTGGGCTTTTGCGCGGGCCTTTTCTTGATGACGGGCTCTCTCGCCCGCTTCTACGGCCGCGGCCCGCGCTGGAGCGCGGTCGCCGGGCTCTATGGCGCGGCGCTGCTCAGCGGCGCGGCGATCGGCGAATGGCCGCAAGACAGTCTCGCCTTCAACCTCGTCTATCAGACGCCCTATGCTCTGGCGACCGCCTGCTGCGGCTGGATCATCCTGCTCGCGAGCCGACGCGGGGCGCTCGAGATCGCGCTCGCCGGCCTCTATGGGGTGATCGCGGCGCATTTCATCATAAAGCCGTTTTTCGCGACCGCCTTCGGCGTCGGCCGCACGCCGAGCGAATATGTCGCCAGCTCCTATGCGATCGCCTCGCAATCGGCGACCGGCGTTCTGCTGATCGCGGCGGGGCTGCTCACCTTGCTCATCGTCGCGCAGGAGGCGATCCGCGAGGCGCGCCGCGCGGCGGAGATCGATCAATTGACCGGGCTCTTGAACCGGCGCGGCTTCGACCTCGCTTGCGCGCCTCGGCTCGCGAGCGCGCAGGCCGAGCGCGATCCGACGACGGTCGTTCTCCTCGATCTCGATCATTTCAAGCGGGTCAATGATCGATTCGGCCATGCGGTCGGCGACGAGGTTCTGCAATATTTCGCCGCGCTGCTGCGGCTGACGACTCCCGAAGGCGCGCTCGCCGGCCGCCTGGGCGGAGAGGAGTTCGTCATTTTCCTGGCAGGCGCGCCGCTCGCTCGCGGACGGCGCGTCGCCGAGATGATCCGGCAGGCGGCGGCGCTGCATGTCACGCCGCGCCTGCCCCCGATCACCGTCAGTATAGGCGTCGCCGAAATCGCCGCGGACGAGAGCTTCTCCCACGCCATGCGCCGCGCCGACGAAGCGCTCTACCGCGCCAAGACGCTGGGCCGTGATCGCGTCTGCGTCGCCCGCGGGGCGAGACTGAAGGAGATCCAGGGCTGA